A single Carettochelys insculpta isolate YL-2023 chromosome 2, ASM3395843v1, whole genome shotgun sequence DNA region contains:
- the LRRC61 gene encoding leucine-rich repeat-containing protein 61 isoform X1, producing MLPVKKSKLRKRRKVGGSAGQGLGICGTLAQARAECADRAAAGAADAHLHRLSLGTEHEHVPEIEIKLEFSEEEEAQGRKGGRQGLLAACGEGSQEKRKAELVPRGTGSQSGVMASWPPPSSLLGVDKAVLQGWAAKRSAPPAFDLPVRTRRRKPTSEVWQFFSTHGSDPCRAVCTLCQASVGRGRLRGHYNTTALKRHVEGKHPMEWRHRKRTGGRILEEEEEEEQAAKGFPSGDTVFGTSRAQCSPGHALEKVPRGAPRLLGAISDSSEEDEEEEERGRADSTATDSSSGSSEEESSESSKQQPQDRRRDRRGSALAGRPKPNLATPYLEMLVAQGCAKSQPLSLPSAPPVPPGTKRRKSTSAVWQFFYIDCSNVCRAVCTLCQASVSRGKLGSHFGTSALMRHLEGKHPLEWGRGRAAGAQARRPRLGQTEDEEPGEDVPVASDRLRSPCVSPSRAPAHMCDSRENEGPPSCKVERVQVPRSKSQAGLAEQGGDAAGKYAPNHPRAQAWNRSIAELLCGMALPCSFVSAKPFQRFLAQADPRYHVPSPAFFSRKAVPQLCQALSQGLALALQQASLSQVHLSAHVWAQGLAGQYLALAAHWLAPHSELGQHQPCGQQRRQALLCVRALQEERALSGVQRVLSEQLRLWLAQNSLSPGFLVSGGSPGVEQAAKEGGHTHIPCFAHCLSQLVLAFLHHHRSVENVVGAARAICTHFGDSPEARRGLAELQQQRGLAPRQLKQETTAAWESTYSMLERLLALQPVVQDYMGKQRLGEAGLALTPAQWALLGSLVELLQPFEMAVREASTGGASLSQVLPQVRFLYIFLRQVRLRFESQGGEVAGPAVRLAESLALQLSTEPRLREMFHRQEYVLATLLDPRFKGRMGAILPPGSDLHHWKQLLVRKVKELLASPAGCPSAPWNSQPGKAVGVDMAPQAQGTATGPGEPQGARGPGRKGSGPPALIQKEKTLTEHLESVGLLASKGHGASLPTESHSACVMVERYLRDSQTIGAREDPLGYWEKRHWLWPALAKLATFYLSCPPSGAFSERIFTAPDSPFSPGRCPPEGEGVERLVFLRANLESFPDYPPPPLVCSENDSGGSSSGEEGTLTA from the coding sequence ATGTTGCCGGTAAAGAAGAGCAAGCTGCGGAAGCGGAGGAAGGTTGGTGGCTCGGCTGGGCAGGGCCTTGGCATCTGTGGcactctggcacaggccagagcagAGTGTGCCGATCGTGCTGCTGCCGGCGCTGCCGACGCCCACCTCCACCGTCTGTCTCTGGGCACCGAGCACGAGCACGTCCCTGAGATCGAGATCAAGCTGGAGttcagtgaggaggaggaggctcagggccgcaagggtggcaggcagggcctCCTGGCGGCCTGTGGAGAAGGGAGCCAGGAGAAGAGGAAGGCAGAGCTGGTCCCCCGAGGCACAGGCAGCCAGTCGGGTGTCATGGCCAGCTGGCCACCCCCGTCTTCCCTGCTGGGTGTGGACAAGGCTGTCTTGCAGGGCTGGGCGGCAAAGCGCAGCGCACCCCCTGCCTTCGACCTTCCTGTCCGCACCCGCCGCCGCAAGCCCACCTCCGAGGTGTGGCAGTTCTTCTCCACCCACGGCAGCGACCCCTGCCGGGCCGTCTGCACCCTGTGCCAGGCCAGCGTCGGGCGTGGCAGGCTGAGAGGCCACTACAACACCACCGCCCTCAAGCGCCATGTGGAGGGCAAGCACCCGATGGAGTGGAGGCACAGGAAGAGAACCGGGGGCAGgatcctggaggaggaggaggaggaggagcaggcagcGAAGGGGTTCCCCTCGGGGGACACTGTGTTTGGCACCAGCCGTGCTCAGTGCTCCCCTGGCCACGCCCTGGAGAAGGTACCCCGTGGTGCTCCCCGGTTGCTGGGTGCGATCAGCGACTCCAGTGAGgaagacgaggaggaggaggagcggggacGGGCAGACAGCACAGCCACTGATTCTTCCTCAGGCTCCAGCGAGGAGGAAAGCAGCGAGAGTAGCAAGCAGCAACCCCAGGACAGGAGGAGGGACAGGCGGGGCAGCGCCCTGGCGGGACGCCCCAAGCCAAACCTGGCCACCCCCTACCTGGAGATGCTAGTGGCCCAGGGCTGCGCCAAGTCCCAGCCGCTcagcctccccagcgcccccccggTGCCACCGGGCACGAAGCGCCGCAAGTCCACCTCAGCCGTCTGGCAGTTCTTCTACATCGACTGCAGCAATGTGTGCCGGGCCGTGTGCACCCTGTGCCAGGCCAGCGTCAGCCGTGGCAAACTGGGCAGCCACTTCGGCACCTCCGCCCTCATGCGCCACCTGGAGGGCAAGCACCCgctggagtgggggcgggggagggctgcTGGCGCCCAGGCCAGGAGGCCGCGCCTGGGGCAGACGGAGGACGAAGAGCCTGGGGAGGACGTGCCCGTGGCATCAGACCGTCTGAGATCTCCCTGcgtcagccccagcagggccccggcCCACATGTGCGACAGCCGGGAGAACGAGGGGCCTCCCAGCTGCAAGGTGGAGAGAGTCCAGGTGCCCCGCAGCAAGAGCCAAGCTGGCCTGGCCGAGCAGGGTGGGGATGCCGCTGGCAAGTACGCCCCCAACCACCCACGGGCACAGGCCTGGAACCGCAGCATTGCCGAGCTGCTATGcggcatggccctgccctgctccttcgTCTCGGCCAAGCCCTTCCAGCGGTTCCTGGCCCAGGCTGACCCGCGCTACCATGTCCCCTCGCCAGCCTTCTTTTCCCGCAAGGCAGTGCCCCAGCTGTGCCAGGCTctcagccagggcctggctctggcgctgcagcaggccagcctcagccaggtgcATCTCAGTGCCCATGTGtgggcccagggcctggcagggcagTACCTGGCGCTGGCAGCACACTGGCTGGCACCCCACTCCGAGCTGGGGCAGCACCAGCCGTGCGGCCAGCAGCGCAGGCAGGCGCTGCTGTGTGTGCGGGCGCTGCAGGAGGAGCGGGCGCTGAGTGGCGTGCAGAGGGTGCTATCTGAACAGCTCCGCCTGTGGCTGGCCCAGAACTCCCTGAGCCCCGGGTTCCTGGTCTCGGGCGGCAGCCCCGGCGTGGAGCAGGCCGCGAAGGAGGGCGGCCACACGCACATCCCTTGCTTTGCCCACTGCCTGAGCCAGCTGGTCCTGGCTTTCCTGCACCACCACCGCAGCGTTGAGAACGTGGTGGGGGCGGCCCGCGCCATCTGCACCCACTTTGGCGACTCCCCGGAGGCCCGGCGGGGGCTggcggagctgcagcagcagcgtggcTTGGCCCCGCGCCAGCTGAAACAGGAGACCACCGCAGCCTGGGAGTCGACCTACTCCATGCTGGAGCGGCTGCTGGCGCTGCAGCCAGTGGTGCAGGACTACATGGGCAAGCAGCGGCTGGGCgaggctggcctggccctgacccctgcccagtgggcgctgctgggcagcctggtggagctgctgcagcccttcGAGATGGCCGTGCGGGAGGCGAGCACGGGGGGCGCCTCGCTGAGCCAGGTGCTGCCGCAGGTGCGCTTCCTGTACATTTTCCTGCGGCAGGTCCGTCTGCGCTTCGAGAGCCAGGGCGGGGAGGTGGCCGGCCCCGCCGTGCGGCTGGCTGAgagcctggccctgcagctgtcCACCGAGCCCCGTCTCCGTGAGATGTTCCACCGCCAGGAGTACGTGCTGGCCACGCTGCTTGACCCCCGCTTCAAGGGCAGGATGGGTGCCATCCTGCCGCCGGGCTCCGACCTCCATCACTGGAAGCAGCTGCTGGTCcggaaggtgaaggagctcctggCCTCACCCGCTGGGTGCCCTTCCGCCCCCTGgaacagccagcctggcaaggccGTTGGCGTGGACATGGCCCCGCAGGCCCAGGGCACTGCtacagggccaggggagccccagggggcCAGGGGACCCGGCAGAAAGGGCTCTGGGCCCCCCGCATTGATCCAGAAGGAGAAGACCCTGACTGAGCATCTGGAGAGCGTGGGGCTGCTGGCCTCCAAGGGCCATGGGGCCTCCCTCCCTACCGAGAGCCACTCAGCTTGCGTCATGGTGGAGCGGTACCTGCGTGACAGCCAGACCATCGGGGCCCGGGAGGATCCGCTGGGGTACTGGGAGAAGCGGCACTGGCTCTGGCCAGCCTTGGCCAAGCTGGCCACCTTCTACCTGTCCTGCCCACCCTCGGGGGCCTTCTCGGAGCGCATCTTCACCGCCCCAGACAGCCCTTTCTCCCCGGGCAGGTGCCCCCCGGAGGGAGAGGGTGTGGAGCGCCTCGTCTTCCTGAGAGCCAACCTGGAGAGCTTCCCAGActaccccccaccgcccctggTCTGCTCGGAGAACGACAGcgggggaagcagcagtggggaggagggcacCCTGACGGCTTAG
- the ZNF467 gene encoding zinc finger protein 467 isoform X1 — MRENYDAMIALGSMVPKPEVVLHAGEEQRALEGRKGPESSCSDDWLIQKVKVEEDFEEWPASRSAEVLLSGQLPGSGEPHAYEAHRFLGACKLERPPLEEYSGYGDLPGLALQQWQLLTEKPDSCTERERRFKDQLTLQLHQQLHSGGGPHACGECGRSFSQEAELVAHQSTHSREQPFPCTQCGKGFRKKAHLTRHQRVHTGERPYQCSQCGRCFSQKIHLGSHQKTHTGERPFPCPECGHGFRKKTHLIRHQRVHTGERPHRCARCARSFAHKQHLVQHQRVHAELEPTSAPAPTPGPPETNAPCRPPEVASLPPGASPGQKPFACAECGKSFSWKKNLTSHLRLHREGRPFSCAECGRGFSDKRHLTAHLRSHMGLKPYACAYCEKSFSHKPNLTAHQRTHTGERPFACPDCGGSFTHSQHLARHRRAHTGERPFACPQCGRSFSSRPNLLAHAKAHTGKRPYVCEQCGRGFSRKSHLVRHQAVHTGYRPYLCTQCGKSFSSKTNLVRHQAVHAGHRPYICTQCGKSFSRKTHLLRHERTHAAPLQRDRGSSWALLDPPGQPAASL, encoded by the exons ATGAGGGAGAATTACGATGCCATGATTGCTCTAG GATCTATGGTTCCCAAGCCCGAGGTCGTCCTGCACGCTGGCGAGGAGCAGAGGGCTCTGGAGGGACGAAAAGGCCCCGAGAGCAGCTGCTCAG ATGACTGGCTCATCCAGAAGGTGAAGGTGGAGGAGGACTTCGAGGAGTGGCCCGCCAGCCGCAGTGCAGAGGTGCTGCTGTCggggcagctgccaggcagcGGCGAGCCGCACGCCTACGAGGCCCACCGCTTCCTGGGCGCGTGCAAGCTGGAGAGGCCGCCCCTGGAGGAGTACAGTGGCTACGGCGACCTGCcgggcctggccctgcagcagtggcagctgctgacggAGAAGCCCGACAGCTGCACCGAGCGCGAGCGGCGGTTCAAGGACCAGCTGACGCTgcagctccaccagcagctgcacagcggGGGGGGCCCCCACGCCTGCGGGGAGTGTGGCCGCAGCTTCAGCCAGGAGGCCGAGCTGGTGGCCCACCAGAGCACCCACTCCCGGGAGcagcccttcccctgcacccAGTGCGGCAAGGGCTTCCGCAAGAAGGCCCACCTGACGCGGCACCAGCGCGTCCACACAGGCGAGCGCCCATACCAGTGCTCCCAGTGTGGCCGCTGCTTCAGCCAGAAGATCCACCTGGGCTCGCACCAGAAGACGCACACTGGGGAGAGACCCTTCCCCTGCCCCGAGTGTGGCCACGGCTTCCGCAAGAAGACGCACCTGATCCGGCACCAGCGCGTCCACACGGGCGAGCGCCCCCACCGGTGCGCACGCTGCGCCCGCAGCTTCGCTCACAAGCAGCACCTCGTGCAGCACCAGCGTGTGCACGCCGAGCTGGAGCCAACCTCGGCCCCGGCCCCGACCCCTGGCCCCCCGGAGACCAATGCTCCCTGCAGGCCGCCGGAGGTGGCGTCCCTGCCCCCCGGGGCCTCGCCAGGGCAGAAGCCCTTCGCCTGCGCTgagtgcggcaagagcttcagCTGGAAGAAGAACCTGACATCGCACCTGCGGCTGCACCGGGAGGGGCGGCCCTTCTCCTGCGCCGAGTGTGGGCGCGGCTTCAGCGACAAACGCCACCTGACTGCCCACCTGCGCAGCCACATGGGCCTCAAGCCCTACGCCTGCGCCTACTGCGAGAAGAGCTTCAGCCACAAGCCCAACCTGACCGCGCACCAGCGCACGCACACCGGCGAGCGCCCCTTCGCCTGCCCCGACTGCGGCGGCAGCttcacccacagccagcacctgGCCCGGCACCGCCGCGCGCACACCGGCGAGCGCCCCTTCGCCTGCCCCCAGTGCGGCCGCAGCTTCAGCTCCCGGCCCAACCTCCTGGCCCATGCCAAGGCGCACACGGGCAAGCGGCCCTACGTCTGCGAGCAGTGCGGCCGCGGCTTCAGCCGCAAGTCTCACCTGGTCCGGCACCAGGCTGTGCACACGGGGTACCGGCCCTACCTCTGCACCCagtgcggcaagagcttcagCTCCAAGACCAACCTGGTCCGGCACCAGGCCGTGCACGCAGGGCACCGGCCCTACATCTGCACCCAGTGCGGAAAGAGCTTCAGCAGGAAGACCCATCTCCTGAGGCATGAGCGCACCCACGCAGCCCCCCTGCAGAgggacaggggcagcagctgggccctgctggacCCCCCTGGCCAGCCGGCAGCCAGCCTCTAG
- the ZNF467 gene encoding zinc finger protein 467 isoform X2 yields the protein MVPKPEVVLHAGEEQRALEGRKGPESSCSDDWLIQKVKVEEDFEEWPASRSAEVLLSGQLPGSGEPHAYEAHRFLGACKLERPPLEEYSGYGDLPGLALQQWQLLTEKPDSCTERERRFKDQLTLQLHQQLHSGGGPHACGECGRSFSQEAELVAHQSTHSREQPFPCTQCGKGFRKKAHLTRHQRVHTGERPYQCSQCGRCFSQKIHLGSHQKTHTGERPFPCPECGHGFRKKTHLIRHQRVHTGERPHRCARCARSFAHKQHLVQHQRVHAELEPTSAPAPTPGPPETNAPCRPPEVASLPPGASPGQKPFACAECGKSFSWKKNLTSHLRLHREGRPFSCAECGRGFSDKRHLTAHLRSHMGLKPYACAYCEKSFSHKPNLTAHQRTHTGERPFACPDCGGSFTHSQHLARHRRAHTGERPFACPQCGRSFSSRPNLLAHAKAHTGKRPYVCEQCGRGFSRKSHLVRHQAVHTGYRPYLCTQCGKSFSSKTNLVRHQAVHAGHRPYICTQCGKSFSRKTHLLRHERTHAAPLQRDRGSSWALLDPPGQPAASL from the exons ATGGTTCCCAAGCCCGAGGTCGTCCTGCACGCTGGCGAGGAGCAGAGGGCTCTGGAGGGACGAAAAGGCCCCGAGAGCAGCTGCTCAG ATGACTGGCTCATCCAGAAGGTGAAGGTGGAGGAGGACTTCGAGGAGTGGCCCGCCAGCCGCAGTGCAGAGGTGCTGCTGTCggggcagctgccaggcagcGGCGAGCCGCACGCCTACGAGGCCCACCGCTTCCTGGGCGCGTGCAAGCTGGAGAGGCCGCCCCTGGAGGAGTACAGTGGCTACGGCGACCTGCcgggcctggccctgcagcagtggcagctgctgacggAGAAGCCCGACAGCTGCACCGAGCGCGAGCGGCGGTTCAAGGACCAGCTGACGCTgcagctccaccagcagctgcacagcggGGGGGGCCCCCACGCCTGCGGGGAGTGTGGCCGCAGCTTCAGCCAGGAGGCCGAGCTGGTGGCCCACCAGAGCACCCACTCCCGGGAGcagcccttcccctgcacccAGTGCGGCAAGGGCTTCCGCAAGAAGGCCCACCTGACGCGGCACCAGCGCGTCCACACAGGCGAGCGCCCATACCAGTGCTCCCAGTGTGGCCGCTGCTTCAGCCAGAAGATCCACCTGGGCTCGCACCAGAAGACGCACACTGGGGAGAGACCCTTCCCCTGCCCCGAGTGTGGCCACGGCTTCCGCAAGAAGACGCACCTGATCCGGCACCAGCGCGTCCACACGGGCGAGCGCCCCCACCGGTGCGCACGCTGCGCCCGCAGCTTCGCTCACAAGCAGCACCTCGTGCAGCACCAGCGTGTGCACGCCGAGCTGGAGCCAACCTCGGCCCCGGCCCCGACCCCTGGCCCCCCGGAGACCAATGCTCCCTGCAGGCCGCCGGAGGTGGCGTCCCTGCCCCCCGGGGCCTCGCCAGGGCAGAAGCCCTTCGCCTGCGCTgagtgcggcaagagcttcagCTGGAAGAAGAACCTGACATCGCACCTGCGGCTGCACCGGGAGGGGCGGCCCTTCTCCTGCGCCGAGTGTGGGCGCGGCTTCAGCGACAAACGCCACCTGACTGCCCACCTGCGCAGCCACATGGGCCTCAAGCCCTACGCCTGCGCCTACTGCGAGAAGAGCTTCAGCCACAAGCCCAACCTGACCGCGCACCAGCGCACGCACACCGGCGAGCGCCCCTTCGCCTGCCCCGACTGCGGCGGCAGCttcacccacagccagcacctgGCCCGGCACCGCCGCGCGCACACCGGCGAGCGCCCCTTCGCCTGCCCCCAGTGCGGCCGCAGCTTCAGCTCCCGGCCCAACCTCCTGGCCCATGCCAAGGCGCACACGGGCAAGCGGCCCTACGTCTGCGAGCAGTGCGGCCGCGGCTTCAGCCGCAAGTCTCACCTGGTCCGGCACCAGGCTGTGCACACGGGGTACCGGCCCTACCTCTGCACCCagtgcggcaagagcttcagCTCCAAGACCAACCTGGTCCGGCACCAGGCCGTGCACGCAGGGCACCGGCCCTACATCTGCACCCAGTGCGGAAAGAGCTTCAGCAGGAAGACCCATCTCCTGAGGCATGAGCGCACCCACGCAGCCCCCCTGCAGAgggacaggggcagcagctgggccctgctggacCCCCCTGGCCAGCCGGCAGCCAGCCTCTAG